A window of Candidatus Nitrospira allomarina genomic DNA:
ACACAGGTGCAAACCTCCTTAAACTTCTGATCCGTCGAATCTATATAAGCGTCGATTAAGAGCTTCCTATCCCTTTTCACCTTATCGATCAGGATTTGCATAGTGTTGGATTGTGCATCCTCAGCCAGAATCAGCGTCACGCACACGTCCGCTACTGCAATGAGAGAATTATGAACAGGCCTCACTGTTTTCTCCCGATAGTGGCAAAAAAAAGGATGCCCCCAAAACTCTATTTTTAAACACCCCATTGCAACAAAAGTCAGATTGTTGATGAACAATAATTAAATGTCAGGAATCTCAAAACTAAATTTTAGCAGCTTCGACACAATTCCTAACTTGAAAAAGGAAGATAAGCAAAGGAGGAAAATGTATGCACGCAAGAAAACGGGTGACGAATTTTATGTGTCAGGTATTGGCACTGCTGATCGGCCTGTCCACGGCTGACTTCATGTTGGGAGGCTTTGCTCTCGGACAACCCACGTTGAAGGAAATCGTGGCAGGAAAGGAGCCTTCGACAAATGAGGAACTCGAACAAGGCAAGAGCGAAGATACGAAAAACTCGAAACTCCCGATTCCGGATGACCCATTCGGTCGTGGAACTCCCCGTGGCACCGTGGAAGGCTTTTTAACCGCCGGCAAAGAGGGTCGGTACGAACGCGCCACGGAATACCTCGATTTTCGTTACCTGCCAGGAAAGATTGCCAAAATCCCGCAGCCCTATCTCGCCAGACAATTTGAGATCGTACTGGATCGGGCACTTTGGATCGACCCTACCGATTTGAGCATCGATACCACCGGCAAGCAAGAAGACGGCTTACCCTCCTACCGAGACTCAGTGGGACACATCGAGGTGGGAGGCCGAACCATCGATATTCTTCTCCAGCGGGTGCCCCGCGAAGATGGAGTATTTATCTGGAAATTTTCCAACGCGACCGTCGCTCAAATCCCAGGGTTGTATCAAAAATACGGATACGGGTACCTGGAAAATATTTTTCCTGACGCCTTTTTCGATCTTAAGATGTTGGGGTTAGAAATCTGGCTGTGGGTGGGTCTCGTGACCATCGCCATCTTGGCTTATGGGGCAGCGTATGCCCTCACTTCCTTGATTCACCTTGTTGTCCGCTCTCGCCCATCCCCTTCCCGTGATCAATTGTCACGCCTGGTGAAAGGTCCCGGACGCTTTCTTCTGTTTCTCCTGATAGCCAGAGTCCTGATTGAATATATTAATCCTCCCATTTGGTTTCAAGCCGTGCTTCAGGCACGAACGGTGATGACCATTGCCCTCATCTGGACGATATTTTGTATGGTGGATTTTATGCTGGCCCGATTAACCCAGCGATTCGAACGGCAGGGAAAAAGTTCTGCGGTCGTCATTTTATCCCCGTTGGGAACAGGTCTCAAAACCCTTTTTGTCATCATCGCCTTATTAGTCTGGCTCGATAATCTGGGATTTGAAGTGACCACCATCCTCGCAGGACTCGGCATTGGAGGGGTGGCGGTGGCCCTGGCCCTGCAAAAACCTATTGAAAACCTGATTTCGGCCATCACGTTGTACACCTCGCAACCGGTGGCCGTGGGAGACTTTTGCCGGTTTGGCGATAATATCGGCACGGTTGAGGAAATCGGGTTGCGAGCGACGAAAGTTCGAACCCTTGATAACACGATCATCACTGTTCCTAACGTCGACTTCGCACAAACGCAACTGGAAAACTATTCGAAGAGAAAAAAGATTTGGTATCATCCGCAAGTTCGATTACGACATGAAACAACTCCGGACCAGATACGTTTCATTCTCGTTGAAATCCGAAAGCTATTGTACGCCCACCCCAAAGTCCTTCCCGACCCCGCCAGGATTCGTTTCCAGGAGTTTGGCTCATTTTCCTTTAATCTTGAAATCTTTGCATACGTCGATGTCACGGATTATGGAGAATTTCTCGAGGTCGCTGAGGATTTGAACCTCCGCATCATGGACATTGTGCAGAAAGCGGGTGCAAGTTTTGCGCTGCCTTCACAAACTCTTCACATGGAAAAGGGGAAAGGCCCGGACACCCATTTGGGGGATGCGGCCGAAGCTCAAGTCAAAGAGTGGCGGGAACAGCAGGCGCTGTATCTTCCGAATTTCCCTGCGGACAAGATCGCCGAACTTCAAGGGACGTTGGAATATCCTCCCCCGGGTGCACCGGTTTCCGCTACTGCTTCTTAGGGTAGGATGAAGAACATGGTCCGGGGAGTAGAAGTCTTAGCGAAAGGAATCAATTGAAGTTTCGTGCCACTTGAGAGCACACGCCGCTTGAACCGATAGCAGCGTGTATGGCATCTTTCCGGACCTTAACCACTCAAGGGTACAGGAAATCCTTCGAAACGGTATCTGCCGAGGTTAGCGGTGTTGAGATTTTTCAAGAAAAAAGGAAACCCCATGCATGCAGGCGATAAAAATACCGAGAATCAAAGAGTGTGTCAGCATTTTTCTTCTATTGGCGGTGACAGGCTGCATATCCAAAATATATATCGATTACGATAAACACGCAGATTTCACGCAGTACCAGACCTATGCGTGGAAAGAAGGAACACCGACTAAACACCCACTGATGGATCGCCGGATCATCACAGCTATCGATGAACAATTGATTGGAAAAGGCTTCCAGAAAGTGGATACCAATCCGGACATGGTGGTCTCCTATCACGCCGCCACGACGAAGGAGGTGAGCTATACCACATCCTCAATGGGGTACGGCTACGGTCCTGCCGGGGGAACGACCTACGGTCGGTACGGTGGAGGACTCGGAATGTGGGGAGTGGGTCTTTCATCCGGAACCGCCACGCCCGTAACGGTCGTTAAAGGCACGCTGGTCGTGGACATTTTCGATGCGGAGAAAAGATCAATGCTTTGGCGAGGCACCGCGAATGATACGGTTCATACCGACCCCGAAAAAGTAGAAGACCAGATTCATAAGGCCGTCACCGACATGTTCGACAAGTTCCCTCCGCCCGCCAAATGATATGGCATCCAACTTTTGACGGCTTCATCCATCGGTACATTCCCATCTGACCGCTTCAATCCATTCGCTACATCTCGCTGATGATTAGTGTTGCAAGGCTGATTTTGTAGCCTCCTTTTCCAGAATCAGGCGGTACGCAATAAAGTATTTGTAAATATTACTCACGTATTGCACGGTCTCGCGACCAATATGCTTCGCGGCCACAATCTCCACATTTTTAAACCACTTATTCGGATTCAAGCCCATCGACGGCGCCTCACTCCGGAGTTTCGCGATCCTGGCAGGTCCCGCATTATAGGAAGCTATCGCAAAAAGCCACTGGTTTAACTGGCTGATGTTTGGATCTCTAAAATACCGGTCATGCAGGAAATGCAAGTATTTGACTCCGGCATGAATATTGGGCTCAAGCTTATTAATATTGGGAATATTTACGTTTGGATCCCGGGCGGTACTGGGCAGGAGTTGCATTACCCCGATAGCACCCGCAGAACTTCTTTTTTTTTGGTCCAACATGGACTCCTGGTAGCCAAGGGCCATGGCGAGCACCCAATTAAAACCATAGGGTTTGGCGGTCTTTTCAAATACGTGCATGAGACTTTGAAATTTTTTGCGTTCCTGTTTTGCCAGGGCATGTTTGACGTACGTGGTATTTTTCAAATACCGGGTGAATAACATATTTCCGACCAAGGTCCCCTTCTTATTGTTCCTGACAAACCGATTGACCACCTTTTTCAGTTTTGGACTGTTTTTGCGAAAGGCCCAAGCGATCTCCCCGCCTGTATGGATGGCAAGGTCGGGATGCAGCCGGATATTTTTAAAAATTTGGGCCCAAAATTCCGCCTTTGGGCTATCCATGACAAGCATCGGCAATAAACCCGCGTTCACCATTTCGAGAAGATCTTCGTCTTCAAGGTTCTCCTCTTCAGGGATGAGTTTAATCTCCGGTTTCCCGGCACTGCGAAACGAAGCATTCAAGCGAACAAGGTGTTCGTAAAAACTACTGGACTTCCGCACATGGATGGCCTTGCCGGCCAGATCATGAAGACTGGAGAGAGAGGGGCTACTAGGCCCCGTGACAATGATCTCGCGAACGTTGGTGAGAACCGGGTCGGAAAAATCAATGAGTTCCTTCCGTTCGGGTGTAATCGTGAGGCCACCGGCGGCAATATCACCAACCCCATTAAGCAAATCCGGAATGAGTTCATCACGGTTCACAGGAATGAAGACTAACTGAACCTGCACGATCTTCCGCTTCAATTCTTCGTTAATCTGCTTTGCAAATATTTTCATAAGATCGTATGTGAGCCCACGCTGTCTGCCGCCGTCCAGAAAGAAAAAGGTTTTGCTAAAGGGGACAAGCACCCGAATCTGATTACGGTTGACCATCCCGTCCCAATCACCTGTCCACGGCTTCAGTGCCTGACGGAACTGCGGGCCGAATTGCTCATCCTCCAACTTCTGAGAAGCGCCTGATTCAGAGCCAAGGATGAGAATCAGGACAGAGGTCAACACCACAAGATAAGGGAGAAACCTGGTTTTTTGTCGCGTTAACATCATCATGGTCATATAGGGCGAGCCTATCATGGGCAATTTCCGAAATGCCATTATGAATGTATCCGATAGATGAATCCGAGACGTGATCGAGTCGGTATTAAGAAAAAGCCTGCAAAAGCCCTGATTATGACATCTTAGTCAAGATATTGCCCGCAATGCTTGATGAATGGCTCATTTGTTGAATGCTACCACGAAGTCTCCCATCCATGATTCCCGTGGGAATCGAATTTTTTTATCCCCCTTATTCCATCATTTTTTTGGCGGTCTTCCTTTAATACGCAAGGTACCCAAACGGGGAAAATAGAGGCTCCTCTGCTCGTCCGGAGATTGTGGATGAGAGATAGCTTTTCGCACCAGTCCTGCTAAACTACACAAAAAAAATAATTACCTCTTCTCCTAACAATACCCATTGATGTTCATTTCGACTACACCTCAACAGAGGCTTTGTTGCGCAAAAAGAATGTTATTGGCTTTTCTAAAAATACTATTTAAAAACTGGGTCATGGCGGGGGTTATTCTGGGATTCCTCGGAAGTCAACCGGCCCAGGCCGAGGATATTAAAACCCTTGCAGAAGAAGTGCAGAACCCGGTGTCAGATCTTGTGCGACTGGGGTTTACGAATGGGACATTTTTTGGAGCCGGGCTCAATGACCATCTTTCGAATGTCTTCAACCTGCAGTTCGATACCACCAGAAAATGGGGGGATTGGGCGCTCCTCAACCGGCTTACGATTCCCCTCCCCTATTTTCCAGCCACGGCCTTTGAAGATAAAACGGGAAGCCTCGCCGGACTGGGGGACATTCAGTATACGGGATTTCTGGCCCGTGATGAATCCAAGCGACGGTTCAAATTGATCGGCGGCCTTGGCCCAACCTTTATCCTCGACACCGCCACGGATGATCGTTTGGGCACTGGCAAATGGAGTGTCGGCCCTACACTCGCAATCGTAAGCGTACCGGATCCGTGGGTGATAGGGGCCGTCGTCAGTAATATCTGGTCGTTTGCAGGTGATAATCGACGCCTCAAGGTCAATCTGTTTTCGGTCCAACCCTTTCTCAATTACAACTTCTCCAATGGCTGGTATTTGACCTCTACCCCGTTGATCACCGCAAATTGGGAAGCGGAGGACAAAAGGAACCGGTGGACGGTACCCATTGGAGGCGGATTCGGGAAAGTGGTGTTCCGCGGAGAAAAACGTCCGGTCAACATCAAACTCCAGGGATTTTATTATCTGGAAAAACAGGACCGCGCACCAGACTGGACGCTCCAACTCCAGTTTCAAATTCTGTTTCCAGATAAATCCGCCTAAACAGGGCCGCCTAATTTCCATCTTGCTTTCTCATCACCCCGCGCTTTTAAATCTTATTTCAAATCTGAGCCAGAGCCTCTTCTGTGTGAGTTGGAGGAATGGAATTGATTGGGGCAATGGATTGGACTCTTCCATGGTCTGAAAGGCAATCCAGCAAACGGCACTCAAAATCTTTTTGGAGTGTAAATTTACATTCTGCGGGCAAATAAAATATCCCGGCTCTCAATCTTCAACCATTCGTGTGGGGTAAGACTATGAAAGTACCATCATGTGTGGGGTTATGTTTTTTACTCTTGTCCGCTTGTGGTTCTACGCAACAGTGGGTCAAACCAGGCGCGACAAAGGAAGACTTGAAATCGGCGATTATCCTCTGTGATCGGGAGAACGTGCATTTTGGCCAGGATCGATTCGCCCATTTCGGTCCGGAAGACGAAACCACCCGCCCAAGAAGCTATCCGAGAGGTGGAGGGGAAATGATGAGGGAAAAATGTCTTGAAAGTCACGGTTGGACACGTGAGTATGTCGAGTGAGCCGTCAGTATTCGAATCCTACGCCACGATGGGATCAGGCCGGCCTGAATACATCTGCCGCTTCCCTGCGCGCAATCTTCATTCCGCGATTGGTAGAGTCCTTTTGATAGGCCGTCAGGGTAGGGCCCTGCGTGGAGGGCCCCTGATACGAAGATGAAAGGGTAGTGATCCCCTATAAGAATGGACACGTATGGCCGTCTATCATGACATGGATCAATGGGACCATTCACAAATCACGAAATTTCTTATGTTAATCCGCACAGAGTGTTCTATTTCTCGTTGGGGGATATTGATTGTCCAACTGGCTGGAGCGTGAATCGTCTTGCCCGGTTTCCCAGATACGGATACATCTCGCATTGACATACAGCAAATCCTTTCGAGGACCGAAAACATTCACCAGTGCCTTTTGGGTTCCTTCCACAGTTCCTTCTAAAAGAAAGATATTTCCCCGGGTGGTATAAAACTCCCTTTCGCGTTTTCCGATAAACCGAATAAGAAAATGTCTACTCCTATCAGTTTGACCTATTTGGGGCCCTTCTTCGATCTGCGTTTTAGGATAGGGCAGCCATTCCGCTAATATTAAATATCCCTCTTCCGTTTGATCAATACTGACGACTGCTCCTGCGAGCCTCTTTTCCTGCCCCAGGTAATTTGAGGGATTGTCCGCTATTTCGTCGAACTGGGAGTTGGAGGTTACTGTCTTTGTCCCATTCGAATTAGAAGACAATAAATCTGAGCCTGGTAATGCCGTGCATCCAATCTGCAGACCTACCAGTCCCAATATGCCAAGTACGATAATCCCTTTACTCATGAAGATCCTCCTTTGTGGTAAACAGAAAGCCCTGACAATGCAGACGAAAACAGAATGCGATTGTTTCCGGCTGCATGTGGAATTTTTTCTCAAATGAGAGTCCAAGCCTAGCTCGAACTTATTGCAGCCGGGTCAAGGGCCTGTTACGGCATTGTTAATTTTCAGGAATCAATTCCATGAATAGCATTATCAAACGACCGCATGGAATTCACCGGATTCAATGGTCCGTCCGGTTCGTCTCTGTCTTCGGCCAATCTTCACCGGTCGTGAAGAGCACTTTGCGCAGGTCTTGTGTAGGCTCTGTCGTTGTATGCGATCGGCATACGCGAGTTTCGGCTCACATATAGACCGGTCAGCTTGGGTTCCAACATGATCGATCTGTATCTCTCGCTTTATGCCTGAATGATATTTCGCCGCACCAAGGGCAGGATGGAATTGCCCTTGTACACTGGACCATACCGGCTAACTGCCCCCTTAGGGTATGATCACGGATGGGAAAGTGCACGATGCAACAGTGCATGCCAACCGGTCTGTGTTCCTGCCACCATGATCCTCAAGGCCATGGATTAAGGGCTACCGGCTCGTCAAGGAATGGACCGGAACCAAACCGGGATTCTCCAGGCGGCTGAAAGGGAGTGCGCATGTTGAGATGGTGAAGTGGGGGTGCATGGCCGCACCGCTTCTTTTAAAAGGTTCAACCCATCCGGAGGTTGGGATGAGTTTTGACTTCACCACGTATAATTTGACCGCCTTATTCCAAATCTGAGGACGCAACAAAAATGAATATTCATGCGGGAGAATCCCGTTCGGTTGCCAGGGACCTTCCGCGTTAGCCGACCTTATAACCTTTTGCCTCCATACAGGTACGATGGGCACGATCAAACGTGTCACGCGTGCGCTGGTTGCGGGCACCAGCCTGTTGAACATCCTGCTGATACTCCTGCTCAGCCGCCCGCTGTCCCATCAAGCCCAACCCGCCGCCGGCAGCGGCACCAATGGCTGCTCCCATCCCTGGATCGCCCGCAATGGCCCCTCCGATCGCTCCGAGCGCGGCGCCCCCCATCGCGCCGAACAACGCGCCACCCCCGGATGGCGGAGGTGGCGCGGCGGCCAGGTTCGGATGTTCGGGATCGTAGCCCGTTTGCTGTTTGGCCCATTTGTAACACGTAAAGTCGTCCTGCTCCTGCTGCTCCGGACTCTGCCCCTTTTCCGGAAACACAAAGGTCTTCACCTGCGGAGGAGGCGCATAGTCAACAGGATAAGCCGATGGAGCCGGCCCGGTCTGCTGAGCGCTCACACAACCTGCCAGCATGACCGCGCATGACAGGATAACACACGACTGCTGTACCCTCATCTATCTTCTCCTTTATGTATTCAATCAAGGACCTGCAGCCCTACCCGATCTTGTACCCTTTGGCTTCCATACATACGTTGTGCGCACGGTCAAAGGTGGCACGGGTCTGCTGGTTTTTGGCCGAGGCTTCTTGCACCTCTTCCTGATACCCCCGCTCAGCCCGACGTTGTCGCATCATGCCCAGCCCGCCGCCGGCAGCAGCTCCGATCGCCGCACCTTCACCGGCATTGCCGGCGATGGCTCCCCCAATGGCTCCGAGTGCGGCACCTCCCATCGCCCCCCGCATCCCACCACCACCGGATGGAGGCGGCGGCGCGGCCGCCAGGGTCGGATGTTCCGGATCGTAACCGGTTTGCTGCTTGGCCCACTTGAAACACGTAAAGTCGTCTAACTCCTGCTGTTCCGGACTCTGTCCTTTTTCGGGGAACACAAACGTCTGCGCTTGCAAAAGAGGGGCAAGGAGAAGCAACCCCAGTCCAAACATCGGTCCCATGATCACATACCTACGCATCGATGCCTCCACAAGTAGAGAATGAATTGTTTCGCGCTTATTTCTTTTCGGGAATATGATAGGTCAAATTAGGCCACACCGCGACTCCCTCTCCGAGTTGTTG
This region includes:
- a CDS encoding mechanosensitive ion channel family protein, with the translated sequence MHARKRVTNFMCQVLALLIGLSTADFMLGGFALGQPTLKEIVAGKEPSTNEELEQGKSEDTKNSKLPIPDDPFGRGTPRGTVEGFLTAGKEGRYERATEYLDFRYLPGKIAKIPQPYLARQFEIVLDRALWIDPTDLSIDTTGKQEDGLPSYRDSVGHIEVGGRTIDILLQRVPREDGVFIWKFSNATVAQIPGLYQKYGYGYLENIFPDAFFDLKMLGLEIWLWVGLVTIAILAYGAAYALTSLIHLVVRSRPSPSRDQLSRLVKGPGRFLLFLLIARVLIEYINPPIWFQAVLQARTVMTIALIWTIFCMVDFMLARLTQRFERQGKSSAVVILSPLGTGLKTLFVIIALLVWLDNLGFEVTTILAGLGIGGVAVALALQKPIENLISAITLYTSQPVAVGDFCRFGDNIGTVEEIGLRATKVRTLDNTIITVPNVDFAQTQLENYSKRKKIWYHPQVRLRHETTPDQIRFILVEIRKLLYAHPKVLPDPARIRFQEFGSFSFNLEIFAYVDVTDYGEFLEVAEDLNLRIMDIVQKAGASFALPSQTLHMEKGKGPDTHLGDAAEAQVKEWREQQALYLPNFPADKIAELQGTLEYPPPGAPVSATAS
- a CDS encoding DUF4136 domain-containing protein — encoded protein: MQAIKIPRIKECVSIFLLLAVTGCISKIYIDYDKHADFTQYQTYAWKEGTPTKHPLMDRRIITAIDEQLIGKGFQKVDTNPDMVVSYHAATTKEVSYTTSSMGYGYGPAGGTTYGRYGGGLGMWGVGLSSGTATPVTVVKGTLVVDIFDAEKRSMLWRGTANDTVHTDPEKVEDQIHKAVTDMFDKFPPPAK
- a CDS encoding lytic transglycosylase F, with translation MAFRKLPMIGSPYMTMMMLTRQKTRFLPYLVVLTSVLILILGSESGASQKLEDEQFGPQFRQALKPWTGDWDGMVNRNQIRVLVPFSKTFFFLDGGRQRGLTYDLMKIFAKQINEELKRKIVQVQLVFIPVNRDELIPDLLNGVGDIAAGGLTITPERKELIDFSDPVLTNVREIIVTGPSSPSLSSLHDLAGKAIHVRKSSSFYEHLVRLNASFRSAGKPEIKLIPEEENLEDEDLLEMVNAGLLPMLVMDSPKAEFWAQIFKNIRLHPDLAIHTGGEIAWAFRKNSPKLKKVVNRFVRNNKKGTLVGNMLFTRYLKNTTYVKHALAKQERKKFQSLMHVFEKTAKPYGFNWVLAMALGYQESMLDQKKRSSAGAIGVMQLLPSTARDPNVNIPNINKLEPNIHAGVKYLHFLHDRYFRDPNISQLNQWLFAIASYNAGPARIAKLRSEAPSMGLNPNKWFKNVEIVAAKHIGRETVQYVSNIYKYFIAYRLILEKEATKSALQH
- a CDS encoding glycine zipper domain-containing protein, whose translation is MRRYVIMGPMFGLGLLLLAPLLQAQTFVFPEKGQSPEQQELDDFTCFKWAKQQTGYDPEHPTLAAAPPPPSGGGGMRGAMGGAALGAIGGAIAGNAGEGAAIGAAAGGGLGMMRQRRAERGYQEEVQEASAKNQQTRATFDRAHNVCMEAKGYKIG